ATGGCAACTTGTGAAAATGAAGCGAGCGATGCGCAGCAAAGCGCGAGTAGCAGAAGTGTTTTTTTCATTGTGAGCAAAGCAAACGGAAGTGTGTGCGCAAGCACGATGTGATAACTGGAGAATCCCGACAGCTCGGGACGGATTGTGATAATGTGCGAATAAATTGGGCAAACGAATAGCGAACACGCAAATGCGTGAATGACACCTTCGGCGAAAAAAAGGTTGCAGAGAAGGTTGGGCTGCGGAGGCAATTCCCAACCCGGGTGGGTGCTATCCAACCCGCGCTATTTGAACTTGCGGGCGTAGTCCTCTATGCTTTGCTGAACGATTCGATGGGCTTTTGCCGTGTCTTGAAAGTTTTCCACCACGACCGTTTTTTTCTCCAGCCTTTTGTATTCCTCGAAAAAATGGCGGAGTTCGAGGGTGAAATGCGGCGGCAGTTCGTCCATGCTTCGGATATGATTGACCGCCACATCGTGGGCGGCCACGGCGATGATTTTATCGTCGGCCTCCCCGTTGTCGAGCATTTGCATGACACCGATGACGCGTGCCTCCACGAGGCACAGGGGCACAAAATCAATTTGGGAGAGAATCAGGATGTCGAGCGGGTCGCCGTCGTCGCAATAGGTTTGCGGAATGAAGCCATAGTTGGCAGGGTAGTAGAAGGAGGAATACAGCACGCGGTCGAGGCGTAGCATGCCAGTCTCTTTGTCCAGTTCGTATTTGGCGCGGCTACCCTTCGGGATTTCGATGATGCCAGTCACTATTTCGGGGGCGCGTTTGCCTATGGGTACTTGATGCCAAGGATTGTTCATGGTCTTGTCGCTTTGTAAAGAAATGGACTTGTCGCGGCGGACAAGTCAAATTAAATCAGAGCAAATTTAGTGGTTTGCAAAGCAAATTCTGTCGCCTTCGCGTCGCTGTTGAGAATTATTTTTCGAACAGGGTAAAATACTTGCAAGGTTCTCTACATTCGCTGCGCAATTTTTCACACATCTAACAACCTGTTCACCGCCTATGAAAAGAGTCTTACTCTTGCTCGCCCTCTGTTTTGCTGGCTCGTCGGTTGCTTATTCGCAATTGCCTCCCGGCAGCACTGCCCCCAATTTTACCGTCACCGACTTGAATGGCAATTCTTGGAATCTTTACAACCTGCTCGACCAAGGCAAGACGGTATATATTGATTTCTCCGCCACATGGTGTGGCCCTTGCTGGAACTATCACAACACCCATGCTTTGGCGAATTTGTGGAACACATACGGGCCTCACGGCACCAATGAGGCATTTGTTTTTTTCATTGAAGGAGATGCCAACACCAATACCGCTTGTCTGTATGGACCCGTAGGCTGCGTAGGCGGCACACAAGGCAACTGGGTGGACGGCACTCCCTATCCCATTGTGGAATCGCACACCGTGCGGGCGCAATACGCGGTAGCCTATTACCCCACCATCTACATGGTTTGCCCAGCCAACAAAAAGGTCTATGAAGTTGGCCAACAAGGCATGGAAGGCTTGTGGGCCGCCCGTGAGAACACCTGCCCCCCTTTGATAGTTGATGTTACCGTTAATAACGTGAAGTCTGTCAAGTGCTACGGCACCAACACTGGCTCCATTGACATCACGCCTTCCGGCGGCAACCCGCCCTACACCTATCTATGGTCGAATGGCGCTACCACTCAAGACCTGAACAACATCCCGGCGGGCACCTATTCCTGCTCCATCACATCCAGCAACGGCTGGCCCGGCGAAACCGGCCCTATCGAAGTAGAAGGCCCCACAGAGCCTTTGGACTTGGTCATGGTGAACCAAACGCCCGTCGGATGTGGCATCGCAGGCACCACCACCGTGGAAGGAGTAGGAGGCTGGTCGTCCAATTATACCTACACATGGAGCAACGGGCAAGCCGGACCGACCGTGACAGGCGGAGCCGGCAACTATACCGTGACCGTCACAGACGCAAACACCTGCACGAAGACCCTGCTGGTCAATATGGCACCCGTGGTGTATCCGACCGCAAGTGTCGCGCCCCCACCAGTCATCACCTGTCTGCAACCCGTCATCGAATTGGATGCGACCAACTCCAGCCAAGGCGACGAATTCGTGTATCAATGGACCGCATCGGGCGGCGGAAACATCGTGTCAGGAGCCAACACCCTCACCCCAACCGTGAATGCGGGAGGCACCTACTCGTTGCAAGTACGCAGCACCATCACCAACTGCGTGTCTTTCGCCAACACCCTCGTCACGGCCACCATCAACCTGCCCGACGCAGATGCCGGGCCTCAAGGCGCGGTCACTTGCGCCCAACCCAGCACCGTGCTGCAAGGCAGCGGCTCGGCAGGGCAAAACATCACTTACCTCTGGACGGCCTCCAATGGCGGCAACATCGTGTCGGGTGGCAACACCCTAACACCGACCGTGAATGCGGTGGGAACATACACCTTGAAAGTGACAAACACCGCTAACGGCTGCTCTC
This Saprospiraceae bacterium DNA region includes the following protein-coding sequences:
- a CDS encoding inorganic diphosphatase; the encoded protein is MNNPWHQVPIGKRAPEIVTGIIEIPKGSRAKYELDKETGMLRLDRVLYSSFYYPANYGFIPQTYCDDGDPLDILILSQIDFVPLCLVEARVIGVMQMLDNGEADDKIIAVAAHDVAVNHIRSMDELPPHFTLELRHFFEEYKRLEKKTVVVENFQDTAKAHRIVQQSIEDYARKFK